The stretch of DNA TCTTGTTGTTATTTTGATGTATGTTAAatatgttactgtacccttaagagaggagctgtgtgaaccccatgtgaccctgcttgccaatgggaacccctaaattcttcccCAAATAGTGTAGTGGACTGAGCCACAGTTTGTTAAAGGTGTGTATTGTGTTGTCTGGATCACCCgcatggtggaagttcatgccccggtGGAGAAggctacaagaccttgacagaaccctacctaccaggattcatctacccaTCTTACAAGTCATCAAGTATCAATTCAttcggtgaaagcaccacaagtcccagcaaggcaacagggctcccaaggggttacgctgcatcctcccactctgcaccatactgtccgtgtaataccatctgcaccctgctcagtaaagacagttatccataacctgacatGAGTGTGTTCATTcactccctgtgtctggcccaggagatgcTGTCTCTAATCTTGGAacttgtataggataacggtgccctggcgtcacaagatGATAAGGTATTTCTCCTAACACCCCCCTGTGGTACCACAAATGTAGAAGTAAAAAGTAATACTCTTATGGTACAGTCACACTGAAGTAAGCATTGTTGTTCTCTTTTGAATAACACCAAGCAGAAATCTAGAAAACCTTGTGGAATTGATCTAGAGATTATATTggaataatatttttatatagacagcatttggctgtctgggtatgctgggagttgtagttctgcaacagctgaaggcagaggcgtagcttgtagcttctgggccccgatgcaaatctgcaacagggccccgaataccaattataatactggtctcttctgAGGCAGATGTGctatggggcccccttaggcaccagggccctggtgtgactgctacctctatagctatgcccctggctgaaggaacactggttggaaaacgcaGCTCTATGTCTTCACTGTGCAAAACTTTAGCAAGGATATAATTTAAGGTTGCTATTCCCCAGCATCATCTCAGTAGTTGGTAAAAATAGCCTCAGATACTGTAGGATGCTGCCATGGCGTCTGCTTCAAATTACCGAGCCAAAAATGTTATTATTGCTACACATtgaatatgaatttttttttttgtacactggaAATGCAATGAGGAGAATGATTATCTGTCGGAGGAAATGAGAATTATTTACTGTCTGTAATACACCATGCATGGGATAGACAAGGTtatccatcatataagatagggataggtgtaagtctatccttcatataagatagggataggtataaggctatccttcatataagataggaataggtgtaaggatatccttcatataaggtagggataggtataaggctatccttcatataagatagggataggtataaggctatccttcatataaggtagggataggtataaggctatccttcatataagataaggataggtataacgctatccttcatataagatagggataggaataaggctatccttcatataagatataaggttatccatcatataagatagggatagacatagggctatccttcatataagatagggatagacataaggctaccctttatataagataggtataaggctatccttcatgtaagatagggataggcataaggctatacttcatataagatagagataggcataagactatccttcatataagatagggaaaggtataaggttatccttcatataacatagggatagacatatggctatccttcatataagataggtataaggctatccttcatgtaagataggaatagacataaggcaatccttcatataagatagggccagggactatttatagtattcagattattgggcagatagTTCTTACAaatagttcttatctgccgatacatttgtggtgtcccggtaccggattgcatccgttactttgtggtgaggtccccaaagtcagagtctctaggtaccggtggggtcctcatctatagttagcccctagtcacccctttagtagttaaaattattcaaattctaagtgaaaatatgtaaataaagtgtacttaccttgttgtagtgtcgcaggacctgcgggtcacgtgatgcgttacagaactctatggttttctagttaaggacctttggaggtagtcaggtgatcacccaccatacattgtaacggtgagtgacagctgacattggaccaatccaaaacggccctgcccctgcccatataagggagcggtggccattaatctctctcttgttcctgcgatgctgatgaggacggatctgcgcggctgtcatcagcagtgactaggcctaagccttgcggcaacggtcaTCTCTCAAAAATTGTGAGTTACTACAATCCCTGTTGactccgcaagatcaccggacctaaatactcccctaaatccggacggatctctgcatcaatcctaattctaataatttctggataactcaatgaccctcagcatctgtcaatcactgccgtgctgaatagagactttgttagtaagactgttgctgttattggatgtaccgcaaatacctcagtaaagttcatctttgctgtggacattcagtcatttatgcacacacctatcgtttctgggaagggtggcgataggccgaagatttacctcagcgtattaacccctcaccctggcgtcacgagtgacaagggttaaattaaccccttatataccaacacaacaacaccccaactacactacaccccaaggcagttaccacacattctatgtttctatgtatcaTATATATGAGATTAAATTGCCAGTGCAGAATTGTGCCCAATTTTAGATGGCCTAGTGCCTCCATAATAGTGATAGCAATGACACATACCCCACCTTCCTCCTTTATACGTAACCCTACTATTTCCTCCCTACCTCTGCTGGAGTGCATACGAGCCatcatgatgtgtgtatgagccACATCGGCTAATAGCCCTGGAATTTCTAGAGGAGAACAGCCTGATGGCCCAACATTGAGATCCCCTGGTCACTGCTCTGGGGTCTACTGAGAGATCACAATCTGAATGGACTCCAATTTATCAGGCTAAAGCAACAGATTTCTGTATCTATAtagatataaaactcaatgggggagattcatcaagggatttaaaggagtagtccagtatggaaaaaaaaaaacatatcccctatcctcaggatagggcataaatgtcagattgtggggggtccgattgCTGGGCAATCTCCTGCCCGGTGCCCCGGCTCTCCACATGTATGATGCTGTCAAccagccccctccatgcatctctatgggagagccaaagatacatGACGGCTGTatttccagctctcccatagagatgtatagagGGGGGTATCGGCCACCAAGATCTGACCACCAAGATCTGACACTCATCCCCTATTTGCTTTTCTATacattagagcagtggtcttcaaactgtgtccacagcttggagaccactgcattacagCAATACGGTTGCAAACGTGGTCTTACTTTACTCAGTGCTGCCCCCTTAGCAGCCCATCAAACCACTGGCCGGCCTAAATACATTTGTATATACGAATTAGATTTTTCCTAGAATGTAGGATGCACTGACATTCTCATGTATAGAGGTACATCCAGTCCACCATGATCTTGGGTGGAATGTGCTCGGCCTGTGACCTTGTTGCTATAATACTGTATGAatgatctttttctttttttttttttcttttgcagtatAATGGTTTATGTATGCAAGGCAGCATGGGTCCTCCAGGCCGAGATGGGACTCCAGGAGTGAACGGCATCCCAGGAACCCCAGGAATTCCAGGACGGgatggggttaaaggagaaaagggAGAATGTATGAGAGAGAGCATAGAAGAGTCCTGGACTCCAAACTTCAAGCAATGTGCCTGGAGTGCCCTCAACTATGGCATTGATCTGGGGAAAATCGCAGTACGTGAGGATTCGTAGTAGAACATTAGTGCTTTCTagcatgttattttttttttgttttttgggggctTATTGGTGAAGGTATTACCTCAGAAATCAGGATGCTggcagcggttgcaaaactacaactcccagcatgcccggacagccaacggctgtccgggcatgctgggagttgtagttttgcaacagctggaggcacgcaggttgggaaacactgtcctaagcaTCCAATACAATAGTGTGAGATGCTGATGGAGGGACAGAACAGTTCCCACTGTTAGCAACGCTAAGGTAACACTTTTAGGCAGGGACAAAACTTGCATTAGAACTGCACTTCATGAGAATCACATTCAAAAACAAGTTTAGAACACGGAAAGCAtattctccttaaccccttaaggactcagcccattttggccttaaggactcagacaattaaatttttacgttttcattttttcctcctcgccttctaaaaatcataactcttttatattttcatccacagactagtatgagggcttgttttttgcgcgaccagttgtcctttgtaatgacatcactcattatatcataaaatgtatggcgcaaccaaaaaacactatttttgtggggaaattaaaacgaaaaacgtaattttgctaattttggaaggttttgttttcacgccgtacaatttatggtaaaaatgacatgtgttctttattctgagggtcaatacgattaaaatgatacccattattatatatttttatattattgttgcgcttaaaaaaaatcacaaactttttaaccaaattagtacgtttataatccctttattttgatgacctctaacttttttatttttccgtataagcggcggtatgggggctcattttttgcgccatgatctgtacttttttttgataccacatttgcatattaaaaacttttaattaattttttataattttttttaaataaaatgtattaaaaaagtaggaattttggactttttttttttttcgttcacgccgttcaccgtacgggatcattaacattttattttaatagtttggacatttacgcacgcggcggtaccaaatatgtctattaaaaaaaaaattacgctttttgggggtaaaataggaaaaaacggacgttttacttttttattgaggaggggatttttcactttttttttactgttacttttacatttctttacatttttttttacacttgaatagtccccataggggactattcatagcaataccatgattgctaatactgatctgttctatgtataggacatagaacagatcagtgttttcggtcatcttctgctctggtctgctcgatctcagaccagagcaggagacgccgggagccgcacggaggaaggagaggggacctccgtgcggcgttctgaatgatcggatccccgcagcagcgctgcgggcgatccgatcattcattcaaatcgcgcactgccgcagatgccgggatctgtattgatcccggcacctgaggggttaatggcgggcgtcggccattgccggcgggtccctggctgcgatcagcagccgggatcagccgcgcatgacacgagcatcgctccgatgcccgcggttatgcccccccccccccccccaacttatcCACttattataggggataagatgtgtaaggacggagtacccctttaatgcacattcTGTCTCAGCAGCTTTCTGCACTGGCTCATAGGAGGCTTTCTCAGCAGGTTGCTTTTATGATGTCCATGTGCTAAAATAGGGGGTCATCTTCCTGAAAAACCAAAATAGACCATTCTACTATAGTGGCCAGGACCGGGACCAACTCATTCTCAGGACTGATGGCCACTTCCACTAACCTGATATTTGTAACATATCTAAGTGAGATGCCGTAATATTTTGGAACAACCCCATAAATCTTTATTTCCCCCTCTGTATGGCCGACATGTAGCTACTACTGTCCCTGACTCATGATATGATTGCAGATTCGTTGACTCAGCTGCCACAGGCTACAACACCAGCCCTAGTCTCACCTACTTACATAATTGTCACTTGTCCTATGGCCGCCAGCTAGGCTTCTTCTGGACCGACACTCCCAGTTTATTGTGTGCCCTGAAAAAACACGATGGTTTAaatttagcagaaaaaaaaattgtgccattTGCATCCAACTCGTTTCAGGGTCTGTTCGGctcaaggaaaaaaaacaaaaaaaaagagctaaGCAGACAGAATACGGGTCGGATGCAAAAGGCAATGTGAACATAGAATTAGTTGATTTGATCTTAAACGAATGcagaactacagatcccagcaccatTGTCTCGTTTTCATGCTACAAGTACCCAATAGACCATAGGTCTCAATAGAAGCGAAACATCAAAAAGCAGTGACCATTAATAGGCTCTGTCTGCCAGAGGGCCAACTAAGGCtaagttcagactacggaatctccgggcagaaaatttgtgCCCGGAGAGTCCGAGTGcggccggcgctaggaccgcacagacactgcagtctccaatagactgcaatgtgttccgcgcaaatttccgcctaaagaaagagcaccaccattcttcaggcggaaattttcaagcggattttccgttcacaaattccgctttacaaattccgcagtgtgaatttatgaacggaaaatcattcactacactatacattttagcaagcggaatttccgcctgcaatttcaaagcggaattgcaggcggaaattccgtagtctgaacctagcctaaagggtcCTGGAGGCCAGCAGGGCATGTGGGGGAAGGTGTGGAGAACAGCAGACTTGAAACTAAATAGTTTTTCTCAATAAGTCTAAGTTCACATCAGCGTTTGAGgtttgaaaaactgatgcaaactgtcagttttttttttttttttttaaaggatccaTTTGAATTGTCCATGAACATAACTAACTgtttgtatcagtttttttttaaatcagtttatgtctgtttttgtgttttttttttacccatttcagttttttttttattcatccttTCCTAGGTACAGGAGGTACCACCACCATATTTTACCAGAGTGCCAcataatggccgacatttatcattgtctttagactgttttttgtgtctagaaaaggtgcaaaaaaggcgcaagcagcgtttatttgcgccttttggtttacacatttctgctgattttgagttgcaatccactgattttggcaatacacatgatatggaagggatttatgaactgcgtctttttgtgaaaaggcgcaaagccactgaaaaatctctaaaactacaccagcccagacttggcttagctttttggtgtatgtgcagatttaaatttcaaaaattgtgacctgcacaacatttatcaaatgctttgtgaccatttaaagggtacctttcatcaaaaaaacttttgatatattatagattaatgtatgcagaataactttccaatagcacgttattaaaaaatattcttctttctatttaattttccactttgaaaaagttaccactagaggtctccctaccagtctctttttatagatttcagactcatgctggagtcctaaatctcaggctgcagccgggacacagacaaactcagcactgctccctgtcagggagtttgtctgtgtcccggctgcagtctgagatttaggactccagcatgagtctgaaatctataaaaaaaataaaaaaaaaggactggtagggagacccctagtggtcattttttcaaagtggaaaattacatagaaagaagcatattttttaataacatgctaatggaaagttattctgcatacattaatctataatatatgtcAGTATTCAGcaagctggtggtggatcctctgtatcagagagggattggcgtggaccgtaccggtggaccggttccaagttgctactggttttcaccagagcccgccgcaaagcgggatggtcttgctgcggcggtagcaaccaggtcgtgtccaccggtagcggctcaacctcactgactgctgaaactggcgtggtacaggaggactagacagaggcgaggtcagacgtagcagaaggtcagggcaggcggcaaggttcgtagtcaaggacaacggcagaaggtctggaaacactggtaaaggcactcacaaaacgctttcacaaggcactaaggcaacaagatccggcaagcacaggaaggggaagtggcttTATATAagcctggagcagatggaagctaattacactgattgggccaggcaccaattaatggtgcactggccctttaaatctcagagagctggcgcgcgcgcgccctagagagcggggccgcgcgcgccgggatgtgacagccggggaacgggacaggtgagtagattgggatgcgacccgcgggcgggtgcgtcccgctacgcggatcacatccccgccggcagtgacagtgcagcgctcccggtcagcgggtctgaccggggcgctgcagaggggagaacgccgcgagggctccggggaggagcagggacccggaacgctcagcgtaacaatatgaaaagtttttttgatgaaaggtcccCTTTaatctggtgctcctacacattatcagcacacaaaaaaaaggtgtagaacagtggtcttcaacctgcgaacctccagatgttgcaaaactacaactctcagcatgcccggacagccaaccaaCCCGTGTCAGTTAAACACATTGCACCATTTTTTGGAAACAGATTAAAGGTCCAATAATGGGTTCTTTGCAGCAGCCACAGATGCTGCACACCTCTTGCAcacttttctggtgtttttggggTGGCAGTGATGCAGGTCACATAGTCTGGTCTCATGTCTTGGAGCTCTTCCACCTTCTGGGTATGCTCAGTTTGACAAATGGATTTTAACAAATTTTGGACTCAAAGGGAACACATTTCCATTTTTACCTGTCATTCTAGACTTTAATGTAAAAATTTTAAGTTCCGTTTAGTTGTTTATTCGTTTTTTTTGGccagaaaaacaaaaatattgcatgtattgtttgttctgaacTATTGTAAACTGAAAGGAATTCATGATGATAATGACCCATTAAAATGTCAATAGAATGGGTTAATTTCTATTTTTCTGACTCCTGAACAGACGGACTAATGGAAATGAAGCAGTGAGTAAAAATGCAGAGGTGAACCTAATATGGTTCCATTAAAGAGTAACCCTCACTGACTTaaatttccctaatccccctccccatctatccctgtatttattttaATCTAATTCCCCATAAAAATTCCTTTTTTTAACCAGCTTCGGTAGCTCAGAGTCGAGCAGTCTccggagggcaggaagtgggctggcgtgacgtcatctgaagcctggccggggctcgcttccgcccttcttcctgtattcTGCGCTCCCTCTCTCCCTGTGcccgtctcctctctctcctgagATAGACTGCAGCTCGCACGCgctgcaatgaatgaggagagCGTGATGCAGGGCGGGGATACTAAAATTTTCATGTGCCGCGCGCGCACGAgcgctgtgctcgctctctgcctgtttcctatacaggcagtGAGCGCGCTGCGAATGCGCACTCCGGACCACGCTGTGCCACGCTGTCCGACCAGCAATGGTCCGAACGTGCTgaaagtaaggggggggggtaatcctgagccatatagggtgacacctagtggccaggttttcaaatgtaaaaaaaacacataacattttttttaaatagaatatatctgaaacatttttattcttaaataatctatttaattatatatatatatatatatatatatatatatatatatatatatatatattttttttaatgagagtacccatttaagagtgATGTTAAATGTCAGTTATTTTGGACAGAATGTCTGAAATTTAAGGTGCCAAATTAAAGGAATTTTCTTGTATTCTGTTTCCCATCTCTTAGGAATGTACATTCACTAAGATGCGCTCCAACAGTGCTTTGAGGGTCGTGTTTAGTGGTTCCTTGCGTCTTAAGTGTAAGACTGCCTGCTGCCAGCGCTGGTACTTCACTTTTAATGGAGCGGAGTGTGCGGGTCCCCTGCCCATCGAGGCCATCATCTATCTGGATCAGGGCAGTGCTGAGTTTAACTCCACTATAAATATCCACCGCACCTCCACAGGTAAATTGAGGCTTGGCTAAAGAGATGTGAGGAAATACAACCACCAGAGTATGAATACACATATTCTGGGGAttaaaaggggtaccccgctgctcagcgtttggaacaaactattccgaatgctggagctggcgccgggtgagcttgtgacgtcaaagccccgccccctcaatgcaagtctatgggagggggcgtgacggctgtcacgccccctcccatagacttgtattgagggacggggctatgacgtcacaagctcctgatgccagctccagcgttcagaacagtttgtttcaaacactgagcagcggagtacccctttaagtttaacaaACAGAGTGAAAACAATGTGTCACCAAAAAtaggatttataaaaaaaaaaaaaagtttttttaatcaactggaaccagaaagttatatagataaatagaggtAGATTATCtttgtttaaaaataataataataataattaaaggagtactccaggggaaaaaaaacaactggTACCAGCAAGttgtttagatttgtaaattacttctatttaaaattcttaatcttcCTCTAATAATAGCATAGGCTGCACTGTATAAGCAGGGAACAAATTCTGGAATGCTTCCTTAAATGTCTATATATCTTATTTCTTGATTTGCTTATTTTCATGACATCAATGTAACCTGGCAACCAAGGACTAGTCAGCTGGGGCGATTACCAGCATGTATACTATGTGGCCATTGCATTCAAAATGACTGACCTCAAGAAAAGTCATAAAAAGAAATGAAGTTTGGGTTTACAACTTTAATCTGGAAATAAAGGCACAGCTGAATAAATGGAAATTGTCTGGCTCTCCATGGCCAAAGAAAATGCGACAATGTCAAGAACGAACCATGTTAAACTTGCTTTTTATTGAGAAGGTGTTGGTACTCAAGAATACACTCCCCAAGGACGTCTTCTTTATAGTTAGGAGAATACAggcgacatcttctctatagtgaggagaatacacaataatatcagtgattacaggtgacgtcttctctatagtgaggagaatacacaatgatatcagtgactacaggtgacatcttctctatagtgaggagaatacacaatgatatcagtgattacaggtgacgtattctctatagtgaggagaatacacaatgatatcagtgattacaggtgacgtcttctctatagtgaggagaatacacaatgatatcagtgattacaggtgacgtcttctctatagtgaggagaatacacaatgatatcagtgactacaggtgacgtcttctctatagtgagaatacacaatgatatcagtgactacaggtgacgtcttctctatagtgaggccaatacacaatgatatcagtgactacaggtgacatcttctctatagtgaggagaatacacaatgatatcagtgactacaggtgacgtcttctctatagtgaggagaatacacaatgatatcagtgactacaggtgacgtcttctctatagtgaggccaatacacaatgatatcagtgactacaggtgacatcttctctatagtgaggccaatacacaatgatatcagtgactacaggtgacatcttctctatagtgaggagaatacacaatgatatcagtgactacaggtgacatcttctctatagtgaggagaaatcACAATTATTttaacactgtaccctctgaatataatgctgccatacactgcactctctgaatataaaccttccacactgtaccctctgaatataatactgtcacacacctacactatgaatactataatactgacacacaatgtgcctcctgaatataatactaccacactgtgcctctgaatataatactaccaaacactgcacgctctgaatataatacaaccacacactacgctctctgaatataatactaccacaaaatgCACTCTCTggatataaacctgccacacactgtaccctctgaatataatactaccacacactgtgctatctgaatataaacctgccacatactgtgccctctaaatataatactagcacactctgtaccctctgaatataataccactacacactgtgcctcctctAAATACAATACCACAACATATTGTGGCTTATGAAAACCCCACCACCCCAGAAATTGCTTATAATATGcaccatacctctgaaatgcaaaatacGCTGTGCACCATAATAattccccctgtcctgtgccccccacataataatgtcccctgtcctatacccccacataataataatgccccctgtctcgTGCCCTCACAAATAATAATTATGCCTTGCCCTCGGcttcccacataataataatgccctgttcTGTTCCCaccacaaaataataataatgtcccgtCTTCTGCCCCTCATATAAGGCCCACGTtctatgcccctcacataaagagccccctgtcatgtgcccctcacataaagagccccctgtcatgtgcccctcacatataatgccctgtcatgtgcccctcacatttaatgccccagtGTCCCCTCATATTTAATGCCTGTGtccctcaaatataatgccccctcacatataatgctcatgccccaaacatataatgacccagtgcccctcacatataatgccccaacatatagtgccccaaacatagtaaaaaaaataataataataattatactcaCCTAATCCACAATCCCATGAGTAACTCTCTTGCTCAGTGTATGAGTCGCGGGGACGGGATCTCAGGCGGGTGCAATGACGTCACGTCATCGCGTCAGCTCCCCTGCCAGGGATCGCGTCCCCGTGGCTCACACACTGCAAGCAGAGACTGACTGCAGCGTGTGAGAGTGAAAGGTGGAGCAGGAGCTGACAGCTCTCGCTCCACCATTCTAATGTACTGTCTCTGCGGACAGAGAGGCAGTAAAGCATTGCTGGGGTGACACCATCGTGGGATTACTTCCTGCTTGGTGGTTTCACCCCACTTGGGGGGATGTCACCTGGTGCGGTCCGCACCCCCTTAACAACGCCACTAAATAATGGGTATTAACTCAATCTTTTCTATCTGTTGAGAGATGCAACAAGACAATGAAGATCacagctatgggcaactggctatTGGCCGCTTCATTAGTGGAGGAGACACTGGGAGAAGTGTGTGAGGTCCCAAGGTGCCCACTGTGAAGGGTCTAAGGTGTCATTGTCCCCCCCTttgtattttaattgttttttattttttaataaatgtttcaTGGCTGGATACTTaccagcagggctcaagtcctgcaggaacacattggaatggagttcctgcactttttccacagcaggaacactgttcccattagcaagagtccCTGTA from Hyla sarda isolate aHylSar1 chromosome 5, aHylSar1.hap1, whole genome shotgun sequence encodes:
- the CTHRC1 gene encoding collagen triple helix repeat-containing protein 1 isoform X1; amino-acid sequence: MFFLWVSLLLMSCHLLPSESEPENQRVKQRALRQKDLEIIDRYNGLCMQGSMGPPGRDGTPGVNGIPGTPGIPGRDGVKGEKGECMRESIEESWTPNFKQCAWSALNYGIDLGKIAECTFTKMRSNSALRVVFSGSLRLKCKTACCQRWYFTFNGAECAGPLPIEAIIYLDQGSAEFNSTINIHRTSTVEGLCEGISAGLVDVAVWVGTCSDYPRGDASTGWNSVSRIIIEELPK
- the CTHRC1 gene encoding collagen triple helix repeat-containing protein 1 isoform X2; its protein translation is MLLLQVNPCPCSESKSCKYNGLCMQGSMGPPGRDGTPGVNGIPGTPGIPGRDGVKGEKGECMRESIEESWTPNFKQCAWSALNYGIDLGKIAECTFTKMRSNSALRVVFSGSLRLKCKTACCQRWYFTFNGAECAGPLPIEAIIYLDQGSAEFNSTINIHRTSTVEGLCEGISAGLVDVAVWVGTCSDYPRGDASTGWNSVSRIIIEELPK
- the CTHRC1 gene encoding collagen triple helix repeat-containing protein 1 isoform X3 produces the protein MQGSMGPPGRDGTPGVNGIPGTPGIPGRDGVKGEKGECMRESIEESWTPNFKQCAWSALNYGIDLGKIAECTFTKMRSNSALRVVFSGSLRLKCKTACCQRWYFTFNGAECAGPLPIEAIIYLDQGSAEFNSTINIHRTSTVEGLCEGISAGLVDVAVWVGTCSDYPRGDASTGWNSVSRIIIEELPK